The following proteins are co-located in the Gordonia polyisoprenivorans genome:
- a CDS encoding GNAT family N-acetyltransferase, protein MNRKHRHRPPQSAQSILQQISQVVHNPDRERFELWVAGDLVGVLGYSIEERDGQRTVTVLHTVLYDEYTGHGLGTRLTRGALAFIRDQNARVRPVCTFTKQFLDGHPGIVPMAPV, encoded by the coding sequence ATGAATCGCAAACACCGGCATCGCCCGCCGCAGTCGGCGCAATCGATTCTGCAGCAGATCTCCCAGGTCGTGCACAATCCGGATCGGGAGCGATTCGAGCTCTGGGTTGCGGGCGATCTCGTCGGCGTCCTGGGTTACTCGATCGAGGAGAGGGACGGTCAGCGCACGGTGACCGTGCTGCACACCGTCCTCTACGACGAGTACACCGGCCACGGGCTCGGCACGCGGCTCACCCGCGGGGCTCTGGCATTCATCCGGGATCAGAACGCCCGCGTACGCCCGGTGTGCACCTTCACCAAACAGTTCCTCGACGGCCATCCCGGGATCGTGCCGATGGCACCGGTCTGA
- a CDS encoding siderophore-interacting protein — translation MAETTHKAPSRGWQGAVLKLLRADDYEFTVTSTEKITEYYIRLGFTGGGVLTDRPVHPTMWVRLWFESNGKAHQRGYTLADPDPATDSFFIEFAVHDGAALRWALAAKPGDTISATFMGSKFAIPEPAPAGWLVAGDPASLPAINSLLDALSASSGPQVGATIWFEYSHDDDRDLPIRLRPQDTIHWIARGADGSALVEAVRAAATAQPDHFGWVALDSVNTRVVADVFRTEFGLGKKRVKALAYWQVDAAPS, via the coding sequence ATGGCCGAGACCACACACAAGGCGCCGTCGCGCGGGTGGCAGGGGGCGGTGCTCAAACTGCTGCGTGCCGACGATTACGAGTTCACGGTCACCAGCACCGAGAAGATCACCGAGTACTACATCAGGCTCGGCTTCACCGGCGGTGGTGTGCTCACCGATCGGCCGGTCCATCCCACGATGTGGGTACGGCTGTGGTTCGAGTCGAACGGCAAGGCCCATCAGCGTGGATACACCCTCGCCGACCCGGACCCGGCCACCGACAGTTTCTTCATCGAGTTCGCCGTCCACGACGGCGCGGCACTGCGATGGGCGTTGGCCGCCAAGCCTGGTGACACCATCAGCGCCACCTTCATGGGCTCCAAGTTCGCGATCCCCGAACCCGCGCCCGCCGGCTGGCTCGTCGCGGGCGACCCGGCCTCACTTCCCGCGATCAACTCGCTCCTCGACGCGCTCAGCGCGTCGTCGGGGCCGCAGGTCGGCGCGACGATCTGGTTCGAGTATTCCCACGACGACGACCGCGACCTGCCGATCCGGCTGCGCCCACAGGACACCATCCATTGGATCGCGCGTGGCGCCGACGGGAGCGCTCTCGTCGAGGCGGTGCGTGCTGCGGCCACGGCACAACCCGACCATTTCGGTTGGGTGGCACTCGATTCGGTGAATACCCGGGTGGTCGCCGACGTGTTCCGCACCGAATTCGGACTCGGCAAGAAACGTGTCAAGGCGCTGGCCTACTGGCAGGTCGACGCGGCCCCGTCCTGA
- a CDS encoding ABC transporter substrate-binding protein, translating into MITAAVIIGLAACSSPDESDSGGSVQINLPDGRSVTIPQTPTRIVTLGGQWTDVLLSFGQKPVGYYDAIQATAKQLPPWYGTKLADSTPLNPNGDIVADVANLKPDLIVAPGFASMSGVFDKLTKIAPTIDKISGAQVDPWQDMVTLMGTILHQPGKATQIISGVDAKINAIAAEYPGLKGKTYSFAYMYGSDQISVLGDPQDGAGKLFTSLGLTMAPRLVQQSTTTGQPRFQISAENLPWLNSDVLVMATQSDALRTRLVGLPGYRNLTSVKTGAVSMMDQVQITGLNEPSPNATVYVLDRLRPALARAAGQ; encoded by the coding sequence ATGATCACCGCTGCGGTGATCATCGGACTCGCCGCCTGCTCGTCGCCCGACGAGTCGGATTCCGGTGGCTCCGTACAGATCAACCTGCCCGACGGCCGGTCGGTGACGATCCCGCAGACCCCCACGCGGATCGTCACCCTCGGTGGGCAGTGGACCGATGTGCTGCTGTCGTTCGGGCAGAAACCGGTCGGCTACTACGACGCCATCCAGGCCACCGCCAAGCAACTCCCGCCGTGGTACGGCACCAAGCTCGCCGACTCCACGCCGCTCAACCCCAACGGGGACATCGTCGCCGATGTGGCCAACCTCAAGCCCGACCTCATCGTTGCGCCCGGATTCGCCTCGATGAGCGGGGTTTTCGACAAACTGACGAAGATCGCGCCGACCATCGACAAGATCAGTGGGGCCCAGGTCGATCCGTGGCAGGACATGGTCACCCTGATGGGCACCATCCTGCATCAGCCGGGCAAGGCCACCCAGATCATCTCCGGCGTCGACGCCAAGATCAACGCCATCGCCGCGGAATACCCGGGGCTGAAGGGCAAGACGTACTCGTTCGCCTACATGTATGGGTCCGACCAGATCTCGGTCCTCGGTGATCCGCAGGACGGGGCGGGCAAACTCTTCACCTCACTGGGACTGACGATGGCACCCCGGCTGGTGCAACAGAGCACGACGACCGGACAGCCGAGATTCCAGATCAGCGCCGAGAACCTGCCGTGGCTCAACTCCGACGTCCTGGTGATGGCCACCCAGTCCGACGCTCTGCGTACCCGCCTCGTCGGGCTGCCCGGATACCGCAACCTCACCTCGGTGAAGACCGGCGCGGTGTCGATGATGGATCAGGTACAGATCACCGGACTCAATGAGCCGTCACCGAACGCCACCGTCTACGTCCTCGACCGGTTGCGTCCGGCCCTGGCCCGCGCGGCGGGACAGTAG
- a CDS encoding barstar family protein → MTAQRVSLQEFLIGAAGHGPAVGLIEGPEDMATVDVPRPDDFRVRVIAGTRLTTRPDVFDEFARSWRFPDHFGRNADAFDDCMRDLDQPAGITGFLTVLTDAQHVLPHADDTFTWFARSLVFYRDHYRDFADPPATFAVLLSTPVSARRATLARWRATGIAVASVIPDS, encoded by the coding sequence ATGACGGCACAACGGGTGTCGCTGCAAGAGTTCCTGATCGGTGCCGCCGGACACGGGCCGGCGGTGGGGTTGATCGAGGGCCCCGAGGACATGGCCACCGTCGACGTGCCCCGACCGGACGACTTCCGGGTACGGGTGATCGCCGGCACCCGACTGACCACTCGCCCCGACGTGTTCGACGAGTTCGCCCGGAGTTGGCGATTCCCCGACCATTTCGGGCGCAACGCCGACGCCTTCGACGATTGCATGCGCGATCTCGATCAGCCCGCGGGGATCACCGGATTCCTCACCGTGCTCACCGACGCGCAGCACGTGCTGCCGCACGCCGACGACACATTCACCTGGTTCGCGCGGTCATTGGTGTTCTACCGGGATCACTACCGCGACTTCGCCGATCCCCCGGCCACATTCGCCGTGTTGCTCTCGACGCCGGTGTCGGCACGTCGGGCCACCCTGGCGCGGTGGCGGGCCACCGGCATCGCCGTCGCGTCGGTGATCCCCGACAGCTGA
- a CDS encoding ribonuclease domain-containing protein gives MTGGARGRGTPTPSPARRRRQAVISAAALVVIAVVVIVIWVIDNSHATTSTPGASSPSAHSSTRSTSAQSTSTPSTSAPAGSRVPARVRETLALIDAGTWPAAANAPGTHGGIVFRNNEGRLPSATSSGKAITYREWDVNPKRPGRSRDAERIVTGSDGSAWYTDDHYQTFVLIRGPTS, from the coding sequence GTGACCGGCGGGGCGAGAGGTCGCGGTACACCCACCCCGAGTCCGGCTCGGCGTCGTCGGCAGGCAGTGATCTCCGCGGCCGCGCTGGTGGTGATCGCCGTCGTCGTGATCGTGATCTGGGTGATCGACAACTCCCATGCCACGACCTCGACGCCGGGGGCCTCGTCGCCGAGCGCACACTCGAGCACACGAAGCACCTCCGCCCAGTCCACATCCACCCCATCCACATCCGCCCCGGCGGGCAGCCGGGTTCCCGCCCGGGTGCGCGAGACGCTGGCGCTCATCGATGCGGGCACGTGGCCCGCGGCAGCCAACGCACCGGGTACCCATGGCGGAATCGTGTTCCGCAACAACGAGGGTCGGCTGCCGTCGGCCACGTCATCGGGAAAGGCGATCACGTACCGCGAATGGGACGTCAACCCGAAGAGACCGGGCCGATCCCGCGACGCCGAGCGCATCGTCACCGGCAGCGACGGATCGGCCTGGTACACCGACGACCACTATCAGACCTTCGTACTCATCAGGGGCCCGACTTCATGA
- a CDS encoding N-acetylglutamate synthase, CG3035 family codes for MAVGDDGPDLGAYRGDRVVVRYLLGEATPADWRDSPNPAPAHAGGPTQSDVTGFLVDDGDPVRLDRNGTVEAIPRSAITSLRVLSAAPVRNSEIRALEHAAAAAWPGTEQAWIDGWLVRAGAGISRRANSAIALDRSARLDPNTRSAIESWYAARDLPTLIATPERLVPPGVDGVPASTVIHVLTAGPSTDRPLAEHPDVTLRPAPTPDWLRAYLGPDTDITAATPVLGATLDDAPVTFAAIEDAGCPIAIGRGAVTESPDGTRMLGLTALWTDPTRRREHLGDAMLTRLRQWGAENGAARAYLQVESGNRIAGTWYRARGFALHHRYRYIELRTSS; via the coding sequence ATGGCGGTGGGCGACGACGGGCCCGACCTCGGCGCATACCGGGGCGACCGCGTCGTGGTGCGCTATCTGCTGGGCGAGGCGACTCCCGCCGATTGGCGTGACTCCCCCAATCCGGCTCCGGCACACGCCGGCGGCCCCACCCAATCGGATGTGACCGGGTTCCTCGTCGACGACGGGGACCCCGTTCGCCTCGACCGGAACGGCACCGTCGAGGCGATACCACGCTCGGCGATCACCTCGTTGCGCGTGTTGTCAGCGGCTCCCGTGCGCAACAGCGAGATTCGCGCCCTCGAGCACGCCGCGGCCGCCGCCTGGCCCGGCACCGAGCAGGCGTGGATCGACGGCTGGTTGGTGCGGGCCGGTGCGGGCATCTCCCGGCGCGCCAATTCGGCCATCGCCCTTGATCGTTCGGCGCGCCTCGACCCGAACACCCGATCGGCCATCGAATCCTGGTATGCCGCCCGCGATCTGCCGACCCTGATCGCGACACCCGAACGACTGGTACCGCCCGGGGTTGACGGCGTGCCCGCGTCCACGGTCATCCACGTGTTGACCGCCGGGCCAAGCACCGATCGTCCACTCGCCGAACACCCGGACGTCACACTGCGCCCCGCCCCCACCCCTGACTGGCTTCGGGCCTATCTCGGCCCCGACACCGACATCACGGCGGCCACGCCGGTACTGGGCGCGACCCTCGACGACGCGCCGGTGACCTTCGCCGCCATCGAGGATGCGGGCTGCCCGATCGCGATCGGTCGCGGCGCGGTCACCGAATCGCCCGATGGCACACGCATGCTCGGCCTGACGGCGCTGTGGACCGATCCGACACGACGCCGCGAGCACCTCGGCGACGCCATGCTCACACGATTGCGGCAATGGGGTGCCGAGAACGGGGCCGCACGCGCGTACCTGCAGGTCGAGTCCGGCAACCGGATCGCCGGTACCTGGTATCGCGCACGCGGTTTCGCATTACATCACCGTTACCGCTACATCGAACTGCGGACGTCGTCGTGA
- a CDS encoding peptide deformylase, with protein MAILPICIVGEPVLHRATEPVELDAQGRPSAEIVTLLDDMYETMDAANGVGLAANQVGVGKRMFVYDCPDGESRLSTTRRRGEVVNPVLETSEIPETMPDPDDNDEGCLSVPGEQFPTGRADWARVTGVDRTGAEVVLEGRGFFARMLQHEVGHLDGFLYVDVLVGRNARAAKKAIKRNGWGVPGLTWVPGEQADPFGHDDDD; from the coding sequence ATGGCAATCCTCCCGATCTGCATTGTCGGCGAACCGGTCCTGCATCGCGCGACCGAGCCGGTCGAACTCGACGCGCAGGGACGACCCTCGGCGGAGATCGTCACCCTGCTCGACGACATGTACGAGACGATGGACGCCGCCAACGGGGTCGGCCTGGCCGCCAACCAGGTCGGCGTCGGCAAGCGGATGTTCGTCTACGACTGCCCCGACGGCGAGTCCCGGCTGTCCACGACACGGCGTCGCGGCGAGGTCGTGAACCCGGTACTGGAGACCTCGGAGATCCCCGAGACCATGCCTGACCCCGACGACAACGACGAGGGGTGCCTGTCGGTGCCCGGCGAGCAGTTCCCGACCGGGCGGGCCGACTGGGCGCGGGTCACCGGCGTCGACCGCACGGGCGCCGAGGTCGTGCTGGAGGGCCGCGGATTCTTCGCGCGGATGCTGCAGCACGAGGTCGGCCATCTCGACGGCTTCCTCTACGTCGATGTCCTGGTCGGCCGCAACGCCCGCGCCGCCAAGAAGGCCATCAAACGCAACGGCTGGGGCGTGCCCGGACTCACCTGGGTGCCCGGCGAGCAGGCCGACCCCTTCGGCCACGACGACGACGACTGA
- a CDS encoding DUF3263 domain-containing protein — protein sequence MDGAAARDQKQQSERPDSVTTPDDGAQAVDPNAVGPDGLSRRDHDILAFERQWWKYAGAKEEAIKELFGLSATRYYQILNALVDRPEALAADPMLVKRLRRLRASRQKARAARRLGFEIT from the coding sequence ATGGACGGCGCAGCAGCGCGTGACCAGAAGCAGCAGAGTGAACGGCCGGATTCGGTGACCACTCCCGACGATGGTGCGCAGGCGGTCGACCCGAATGCGGTCGGACCCGACGGTCTGTCGCGCCGCGACCACGACATCCTCGCCTTCGAACGGCAGTGGTGGAAGTACGCGGGGGCCAAGGAAGAAGCGATCAAGGAACTGTTCGGACTCTCGGCGACCCGCTACTACCAGATCCTCAACGCCCTGGTGGACCGTCCCGAGGCGCTCGCCGCCGACCCGATGTTGGTCAAGCGGCTGCGCCGGCTGCGGGCGTCCCGGCAGAAGGCGCGCGCCGCGCGCCGGCTCGGGTTCGAGATCACCTAG
- a CDS encoding LytR C-terminal domain-containing protein, with product MNADRESNRLPLRAGAMVLFAVAIVFVALGWHHAATSGDNPEAQLQAAQSSVPSTTSAPASTTSSSATGNARICVINAGTVTGLATEVDEELKGKGFTTIGINAQSNYDGGFSQNTVVYSSPAQKDQADKIAQALDNDYTVDSRANLGSSFSRCVGGIAVVAVQR from the coding sequence ATGAATGCTGATCGCGAGTCGAACCGCCTGCCACTGCGGGCCGGCGCCATGGTGCTCTTTGCGGTCGCCATCGTGTTCGTGGCCCTGGGATGGCATCACGCGGCGACGTCCGGCGACAATCCCGAAGCCCAGTTGCAGGCCGCCCAGTCCAGCGTGCCGAGCACCACGAGCGCCCCGGCGAGCACCACGTCGTCGTCGGCGACCGGCAACGCCCGGATCTGCGTGATCAACGCGGGCACCGTCACCGGGCTGGCGACCGAGGTCGACGAGGAACTCAAGGGCAAGGGCTTCACCACGATCGGCATCAACGCCCAGAGCAACTACGACGGCGGCTTCTCGCAGAACACCGTCGTGTACTCGTCGCCGGCGCAGAAGGACCAGGCCGACAAGATCGCCCAGGCCCTCGACAACGACTACACCGTCGACTCCCGCGCGAACCTGGGGAGTTCCTTCAGCAGATGCGTCGGCGGTATCGCCGTCGTCGCGGTGCAGCGATGA
- a CDS encoding superoxide dismutase family protein codes for MTVNSKAGSATMRALAVLASAGAVGLALAACTPNEPTTSEKGTTPAVQTGDQAPQGGLVDADNIPASGGETETASLINTDGKNIGEAVFRPSGSALGVTVTVKAGSGIPAGFHAMHIHSGSTCNTADKFVSAGGHLQVDGHTGHPSSGDLVSINILSDGSGSTTTSTSAVDLSQIANKTIIIHENADNFANIPNRYTSNGQPGPDEETMSTGDGGARLACGQISAAQ; via the coding sequence ATGACCGTCAATTCGAAAGCAGGCTCTGCGACCATGCGTGCCCTCGCGGTGCTCGCGTCGGCGGGTGCCGTCGGGTTGGCCTTGGCGGCATGTACTCCCAACGAGCCGACGACCAGCGAGAAGGGCACCACGCCCGCCGTGCAGACCGGTGACCAGGCACCCCAGGGTGGTCTCGTGGACGCCGACAACATCCCGGCCAGCGGTGGCGAGACCGAAACCGCCTCGTTGATCAACACCGACGGCAAGAACATCGGTGAGGCCGTCTTCCGGCCCAGCGGCTCCGCGCTCGGTGTCACCGTCACCGTCAAGGCCGGCAGCGGTATCCCCGCCGGATTCCACGCGATGCACATCCACTCCGGCAGCACCTGCAACACCGCCGACAAGTTCGTCTCGGCGGGCGGCCATCTGCAGGTCGACGGGCACACCGGTCACCCGTCGAGCGGCGACCTCGTGTCGATCAACATCCTGTCCGACGGGTCGGGTTCCACGACGACCTCGACGTCGGCGGTCGATCTGTCGCAGATCGCCAACAAGACGATCATCATCCACGAGAACGCCGACAACTTCGCCAACATCCCCAATCGATACACCTCCAACGGCCAGCCCGGCCCGGACGAGGAGACGATGAGCACCGGTGACGGTGGGGCGCGTCTGGCGTGCGGTCAAATCTCGGCGGCTCAGTAA
- a CDS encoding glutamate--cysteine ligase: MPVNTLIGFRGSPTPTLGVEWEFALTDKVTGDLSNTAADLFAEVGARFPGLDGKVHKELLRNTVELVTGICNTTAEAVADLSHTLHAVRGVVDELGVDLYGAGTHPFAEWSTQLLTEGHRYAELIERTQWWGRQMLIWGVHVHVGIDHRDKVLPILSSLLNYYPHLLALSASSPMWAGQDTGYASNRAMMFQQLPTAGLPFQFEKWSQFEAFVADQKTTGIIDHINEIRWDIRPSPHLGTIEVRVCDGMTNLTELSAVVALIHCLVVDLDRRLSAGEELPQMAPWLVQENKWRAARYGLDAIVILDSRCNERLVTDDLADLLVRLEPVAADLRCLDELSQVAAIVERGTSYQRQRAVYSQTHDMRDVVASVVSELQ; this comes from the coding sequence ATGCCGGTCAACACCCTCATCGGATTCCGCGGTTCGCCGACCCCGACGCTCGGGGTGGAGTGGGAGTTCGCGCTGACCGACAAGGTCACCGGCGATCTGTCCAACACGGCGGCGGATCTGTTCGCCGAGGTCGGCGCGAGGTTCCCGGGACTCGACGGCAAGGTCCACAAAGAACTGCTGCGCAACACCGTCGAGCTCGTCACCGGCATCTGCAACACCACCGCAGAGGCGGTCGCCGACCTCTCGCACACGCTGCACGCGGTCCGCGGCGTCGTCGACGAACTCGGTGTCGACCTGTACGGCGCGGGTACCCATCCGTTCGCCGAATGGTCGACGCAGTTGCTCACCGAGGGGCATCGATACGCCGAACTGATCGAACGCACCCAGTGGTGGGGCCGGCAGATGCTCATCTGGGGTGTGCACGTGCACGTCGGTATCGACCACCGCGACAAGGTGTTACCCATCTTGTCGTCGTTGCTCAACTACTATCCGCATCTGCTCGCGTTGTCGGCGTCATCACCGATGTGGGCGGGCCAGGACACCGGGTATGCCAGCAACCGCGCGATGATGTTCCAGCAGTTGCCGACCGCCGGCCTGCCGTTCCAGTTCGAGAAGTGGAGCCAGTTCGAGGCGTTCGTCGCCGACCAGAAGACGACCGGGATCATCGACCACATCAACGAGATCCGCTGGGACATCCGGCCATCACCGCACCTGGGCACCATCGAGGTGCGGGTGTGCGACGGGATGACCAACCTCACCGAACTCTCGGCGGTGGTCGCGCTGATCCATTGTCTCGTCGTCGATCTCGACCGCCGGCTGTCGGCGGGCGAGGAACTCCCGCAGATGGCGCCGTGGCTGGTTCAGGAAAACAAGTGGCGCGCAGCACGTTACGGCCTCGATGCGATCGTCATCCTGGACTCACGGTGCAACGAGCGGCTGGTGACCGACGACCTCGCCGACCTGCTGGTCCGGCTCGAGCCGGTCGCCGCCGACCTGCGCTGCCTCGACGAACTCTCGCAGGTCGCCGCAATCGTGGAGCGCGGCACCAGTTATCAGCGCCAGCGCGCCGTGTACTCGCAGACCCACGACATGCGTGACGTGGTGGCCTCGGTGGTGTCGGAGCTGCAATAG
- a CDS encoding HNH endonuclease signature motif containing protein: MSSVLTFTDPDADAAAIASMSRDELTETGPELLRQSRKYEARTVLAAAALAERVFREHLAGRPEIGVWGSVVEHAERLGRAEVSLQFKVSRSKAGSWMALADLLEKFPLIRAAYLNGELSTNRVSIMARAAQRGGDIDTTDSDTDTDDDESGMSFEEIVLDYGSRATTDPVLSQQLDAALISMNPDSVIEDRDTLTDLVGNVTITPDVAGHSTLDAVVPAHYGVFLTTQINALVDERTCRKDLRRVGSLRVIALGEITGVPGAHLDCECGLATCTKGGGAVNRDSAETPADTEDAAAWDDLLPEPIDADAPEVELVELVEPVVEPEIPDPMDEPTPDEVPVAFGRALVVPGAPVLTVLKDPDGILVPRLQGYGPIDRDYATTLAEIAKTIHYPESARTAGPLIPQISDRAQAPPADPTGHGGHTVPPPGALTYAPSAALRAEVLGNDAWCRYPYCGMPSHLCDLDHWRPFNHADPEAGGWTVLGDLIPLCRADHQRKHLAEWVPTLYTDRRVQWRNRNTGQIIVTYPR, from the coding sequence GTGTCGAGTGTGTTGACGTTCACCGATCCGGATGCCGATGCTGCCGCGATCGCATCGATGTCGCGGGATGAGCTCACCGAGACCGGCCCTGAGTTGTTGCGTCAATCGCGTAAGTACGAGGCCCGGACGGTGCTGGCTGCTGCCGCGTTGGCGGAGAGGGTGTTTCGTGAGCATCTGGCGGGGCGGCCTGAGATCGGTGTGTGGGGGTCGGTGGTCGAGCATGCCGAGAGACTCGGCCGGGCCGAGGTGTCGTTGCAGTTCAAGGTCTCCCGCAGCAAAGCCGGGAGTTGGATGGCGTTGGCGGATCTGTTGGAGAAGTTTCCCCTGATCCGTGCCGCCTATCTGAACGGGGAACTGTCGACGAATCGGGTGTCGATCATGGCGCGCGCCGCGCAGCGTGGCGGGGATATCGACACCACCGACAGCGACACCGACACCGACGATGACGAGTCCGGGATGTCGTTCGAGGAGATCGTCTTGGACTACGGGTCCCGGGCAACGACCGATCCGGTGCTGTCGCAACAGCTTGACGCTGCACTGATTTCGATGAACCCCGACAGTGTGATCGAGGACCGTGACACCCTCACCGATCTGGTGGGAAACGTCACCATCACCCCCGATGTCGCTGGACACTCCACCTTGGATGCGGTCGTTCCCGCGCATTACGGGGTGTTCCTCACGACGCAGATCAACGCGCTGGTCGATGAACGGACCTGCCGCAAAGACCTGCGCCGCGTGGGGTCGCTGCGGGTGATCGCCCTCGGGGAGATCACCGGCGTCCCGGGGGCGCACCTCGACTGCGAATGTGGCCTGGCCACGTGCACGAAGGGTGGCGGTGCCGTCAACAGGGACTCGGCGGAGACACCCGCCGATACCGAGGATGCGGCAGCGTGGGATGACCTGCTCCCCGAACCTATCGACGCCGACGCTCCCGAAGTCGAGTTGGTGGAGTTGGTCGAGCCGGTCGTCGAACCCGAGATCCCCGACCCCATGGATGAGCCGACGCCCGATGAGGTTCCGGTGGCGTTCGGACGGGCCCTGGTCGTACCCGGCGCACCCGTACTGACGGTGTTGAAGGACCCGGACGGCATTCTCGTACCCCGGTTGCAGGGATACGGGCCCATCGACCGCGACTACGCGACCACCCTCGCCGAGATCGCGAAAACCATCCACTACCCCGAATCCGCCCGCACGGCTGGACCGTTGATCCCGCAGATCTCCGACCGCGCACAGGCCCCACCGGCAGATCCGACCGGACACGGTGGTCACACCGTGCCACCACCTGGGGCATTGACGTATGCACCCAGCGCTGCGTTGCGCGCTGAGGTGTTGGGCAACGATGCCTGGTGCCGATACCCGTACTGCGGGATGCCGTCACACCTGTGCGACCTCGATCACTGGCGACCCTTCAACCATGCCGACCCCGAAGCCGGAGGATGGACGGTGCTCGGTGATCTGATCCCGTTGTGTCGGGCTGATCACCAGCGCAAACACCTCGCCGAATGGGTACCGACGCTCTACACCGACCGACGGGTGCAGTGGCGGAACCGGAACACAGGGCAGATCATCGTCACCTACCCGCGGTGA
- the mnhG gene encoding monovalent cation/H(+) antiporter subunit G: MIADIVSAVFLTIGALMAVTAAIGILRFPDTLSRMHSATKPQTLGLLMMLIGAMVSIGGTHVDMGMLVLAGLFALITAPVVAHRIGRLVYQEQRAQDGLMSRDQMERGDRD; encoded by the coding sequence ATGATCGCCGACATCGTCAGTGCCGTCTTCCTGACCATCGGAGCGCTCATGGCGGTCACCGCCGCGATCGGCATCCTGCGCTTCCCCGACACACTCTCGCGCATGCATTCGGCGACCAAACCCCAGACCCTGGGTCTGTTGATGATGCTGATCGGTGCGATGGTCAGCATCGGCGGCACGCACGTCGACATGGGCATGCTGGTGCTGGCCGGGCTGTTCGCGCTGATCACCGCGCCGGTGGTCGCCCACCGCATCGGCCGGCTCGTCTATCAGGAGCAGCGCGCCCAGGACGGGTTGATGTCGCGGGACCAGATGGAGCGCGGGGACCGGGACTAG
- a CDS encoding monovalent cation/H+ antiporter complex subunit F, translated as MTVMWYFIAIALLFSAVLVMARILLGPTTLDRLVALDALIALCMCGLAAWTAYSGDTTVVPGIVALSLVSFVGSVAIARFRVRDDQA; from the coding sequence ATGACCGTCATGTGGTACTTCATCGCGATCGCGCTGCTCTTCTCCGCGGTGCTGGTGATGGCCCGAATCCTGTTGGGGCCCACCACTCTCGATCGACTGGTCGCCCTCGACGCACTGATCGCGCTGTGCATGTGCGGACTGGCGGCGTGGACGGCCTACAGCGGTGACACGACGGTGGTGCCGGGCATCGTGGCGCTGTCGCTGGTGAGCTTCGTCGGGTCGGTGGCCATCGCCCGTTTCCGTGTTCGGGACGATCAAGCATGA
- a CDS encoding Na+/H+ antiporter subunit E, with protein MSENQEKQPRKNRPDRIAPVKPVGKGPVKRLLINTARYSVLFFAWTTVSAWVWLHNRLRIPRWLGNDSREAAVRLWSIAWLTFVWVLLWGTVSWANIIAGIVLAVAIGVLLPLPRVPVEGRIHPLTVLALVGRLIVDFFVSSAQVAWVAVRPGKPPLGAVMRVRVAIKSDMVLTLAVDYLNLVPGTMVLEIDHRRRMLYVHVFDVRSDKKVRQFYKQVSYVERMFIKAFERDSEWHPSPYHGIDDDYHHVRPADRATAQGLGDGSSR; from the coding sequence ATGAGTGAGAACCAGGAGAAACAGCCGCGTAAGAACAGGCCCGACCGCATCGCGCCGGTCAAACCCGTCGGCAAGGGGCCGGTCAAGCGACTGCTGATCAACACCGCGCGCTACTCGGTGCTGTTCTTCGCGTGGACGACGGTCAGCGCGTGGGTGTGGCTGCACAACCGGCTGCGCATCCCGCGGTGGCTGGGCAACGACAGCCGCGAGGCCGCCGTCCGCCTGTGGTCGATCGCGTGGCTCACCTTTGTGTGGGTGTTGTTGTGGGGCACCGTGTCCTGGGCGAACATCATCGCCGGGATCGTGCTGGCCGTGGCGATCGGCGTGTTGCTGCCGCTGCCGCGGGTGCCCGTCGAGGGACGAATCCACCCGCTGACGGTGCTCGCGCTGGTCGGCCGGCTCATCGTCGACTTCTTCGTCTCCAGCGCGCAGGTGGCGTGGGTGGCCGTCCGCCCGGGCAAGCCTCCGCTCGGTGCGGTGATGCGGGTGCGTGTCGCGATCAAATCCGACATGGTGCTGACCTTGGCCGTGGACTACCTGAACCTGGTACCCGGCACGATGGTGCTCGAGATCGACCACCGCCGTCGCATGCTCTACGTCCACGTCTTCGACGTACGCTCGGACAAGAAGGTCCGGCAGTTCTACAAGCAGGTGTCCTACGTGGAGCGGATGTTTATCAAGGCCTTCGAGCGTGACAGCGAATGGCATCCGAGCCCGTATCACGGCATCGACGACGACTACCACCACGTGCGGCCCGCCGACCGCGCGACTGCCCAGGGCCTCGGCGACGGGAGCAGCCGATGA